In Halorhabdus tiamatea SARL4B, a genomic segment contains:
- a CDS encoding AAA family ATPase: MGVPDTAETVQTVIDEIRSAVIADPTVLEEITTAILARGHVLLEDVPGTGKTLTARSFATALGLEFSRIQFTPDLMPADITGSYIFEEGAEEFHFTPGPVFANVVLADEINRAPPKTQSALLEAMAEGQVTVDGETHVLPEPFVVIATQNPVEQEGTFELPEAQRDRFMIKTSLGYPDADGTRELIDRRADRDHPDPTVDRVVDRTAVLDFQGEAETITVEDPVRDYIADLCRATREDGRVEVGVSPRGVQRLFEAARARAVLDGREFVVPDDVSRIAPPVLAHRLVLTPEASVEGVSRRAIIESVLDRVSVPAMEEFPAEQ, from the coding sequence ATGGGAGTCCCCGACACCGCAGAGACGGTCCAGACGGTCATCGACGAGATCCGATCGGCCGTCATCGCCGACCCGACGGTCCTCGAAGAGATCACGACCGCCATTCTCGCCCGCGGCCACGTCCTCTTAGAAGACGTCCCCGGAACGGGCAAGACGCTGACCGCGCGATCGTTCGCGACGGCGCTGGGCCTTGAGTTCTCCCGGATTCAGTTCACGCCCGACCTGATGCCCGCCGACATCACCGGGTCGTACATCTTCGAAGAGGGAGCCGAGGAGTTCCACTTCACCCCCGGCCCGGTGTTCGCGAACGTCGTCCTCGCCGACGAGATCAACCGCGCGCCGCCGAAGACTCAGTCCGCGCTGCTCGAGGCGATGGCGGAAGGCCAGGTCACGGTCGACGGCGAAACCCACGTCCTCCCGGAGCCCTTCGTCGTCATCGCGACCCAGAACCCCGTCGAACAGGAGGGGACCTTCGAACTCCCCGAGGCCCAGCGCGACCGCTTCATGATCAAGACCTCGCTTGGCTACCCCGACGCCGATGGAACCCGCGAGTTGATCGACCGCCGCGCGGATCGCGACCACCCGGACCCGACGGTCGATCGCGTCGTGGATCGGACGGCCGTCCTCGACTTCCAGGGGGAAGCCGAGACGATCACTGTCGAGGATCCAGTTCGGGACTACATCGCCGACCTCTGTCGGGCGACCCGTGAGGACGGCCGCGTCGAGGTCGGCGTCTCCCCGCGTGGCGTCCAGCGGCTGTTCGAGGCCGCTCGCGCCCGGGCCGTCCTCGACGGCCGCGAATTCGTCGTCCCCGACGACGTCAGCCGGATCGCGCCGCCCGTCCTCGCCCACCGGCTCGTCCTGACCCCGGAGGCCAGTGTCGAAGGCGTCTCCCGACGGGCCATCATCGAGTCGGTCCTCGATCGCGTCTCGGTGCCGGCGATGGAGGAGTTCCCGGCCGAACAGT
- a CDS encoding SLC13 family permease: protein MVIVFAIILGALVLFATEAVPVDVTAIGIMLSLLVVEPVSTMLVEWGVLESAVYVLRAPGSEVTAVERGLSGFASVATITVLAMFILSAGVRRTGVIQILGRKVGAFTGEDETRQLGATIGIVSPISGFINNTAAVAILLPMVTDLAEKGKTSPSKLLLPLSYASMFGGTLTLIGTSTNILASDLSARLGRDLGIPELHAFSMFEFTHLGAIMMVVGVVYLMTIGRRLVPARIKPADDLTSEYEMAEYLTEVVVRPDSPVVGQRVGEALEGTEFDVDVVQLIREDAIFLEPLGGKVIQASDVFALRTDRDTLVELMDVEGFDLLGDVALTDADLEAPEEGHNLVEVVVAPGSFLVGETLASVNFRQRYDTTVLALRRGGDVIRDRMDRTRLRVGDTLLVQGATDSIDRLNNNRHFIVAQEVDRPDYRESRIPVAVGIVAAVVGVAALTPINIAVAALAGALGMVLTGCLKPAEMYDAVEWDVIFLLAGVIPLGIALEVTGGAALLADGIVAVAPSLPPIVVLGLLYVVTALLTNVISNNASVVLMIPVAAEAAVTLGANPFSFVLSVTFAASTAFMTPIGYQTNLFVYGPGGYEFMDYVKAGAPLQAIFAVVTTLGIAVFWGV, encoded by the coding sequence ATGGTGATCGTCTTCGCGATCATCCTGGGGGCGCTGGTGTTGTTCGCGACCGAGGCCGTCCCGGTCGACGTCACGGCCATCGGGATCATGCTCTCGCTGCTGGTCGTCGAGCCGGTCTCGACGATGCTCGTCGAGTGGGGCGTCCTCGAGTCGGCCGTGTACGTCCTGCGCGCGCCGGGCAGCGAGGTGACGGCCGTCGAACGGGGCCTCTCGGGGTTCGCCAGCGTCGCGACGATCACCGTGCTGGCGATGTTCATCCTCAGCGCAGGCGTGCGACGGACCGGCGTGATCCAGATCCTCGGCCGGAAGGTCGGGGCGTTCACCGGCGAGGACGAGACCCGGCAACTTGGCGCGACGATCGGGATCGTGAGCCCGATCTCCGGGTTCATCAACAACACCGCCGCGGTCGCGATCCTGTTGCCGATGGTCACCGATCTCGCCGAGAAGGGCAAGACCTCGCCCTCGAAGCTCCTCCTGCCGCTGTCGTACGCCTCGATGTTCGGCGGGACGCTCACACTGATCGGGACCTCGACGAACATCCTCGCCAGCGACCTCTCGGCCCGGCTCGGTCGCGATCTCGGTATCCCGGAACTCCACGCGTTCTCGATGTTCGAGTTTACCCACCTCGGCGCGATCATGATGGTCGTCGGGGTGGTGTACCTCATGACGATCGGGCGGCGGCTGGTTCCCGCCCGGATCAAACCCGCCGACGACCTCACGAGCGAGTACGAGATGGCCGAGTACCTGACCGAGGTCGTCGTCCGGCCGGACTCGCCGGTCGTCGGCCAGCGCGTCGGCGAGGCCCTGGAAGGCACGGAGTTCGACGTCGACGTCGTCCAGTTGATCCGCGAGGACGCGATCTTTCTGGAACCACTCGGGGGAAAAGTCATCCAGGCCAGCGACGTCTTCGCGCTCCGGACCGACCGTGATACCCTCGTCGAGTTGATGGACGTCGAGGGGTTCGACCTGCTGGGGGACGTGGCCCTCACGGATGCAGATCTCGAGGCCCCCGAGGAAGGCCACAACCTGGTCGAGGTCGTCGTCGCCCCCGGATCGTTCCTGGTCGGCGAGACGCTCGCGAGCGTCAACTTCCGGCAGCGCTACGATACGACGGTGCTGGCCCTGCGACGCGGCGGCGACGTCATCCGCGATCGGATGGACCGGACGCGACTCCGGGTGGGCGACACCCTGCTCGTCCAGGGGGCGACCGACAGCATCGACCGACTCAACAACAACCGCCACTTCATCGTGGCACAGGAGGTCGATCGTCCGGACTACCGCGAATCGAGGATCCCCGTCGCCGTCGGGATCGTCGCCGCCGTCGTGGGCGTGGCGGCGCTGACGCCGATCAACATCGCCGTGGCGGCGCTGGCGGGCGCGCTCGGGATGGTTCTCACCGGCTGTCTGAAACCCGCCGAGATGTACGACGCCGTCGAGTGGGACGTCATCTTCCTGCTCGCGGGTGTGATCCCGCTCGGGATCGCCCTGGAGGTGACCGGCGGCGCGGCGCTGCTCGCCGACGGCATCGTCGCCGTTGCCCCCTCGCTGCCGCCGATCGTCGTCCTCGGGTTGCTGTACGTCGTGACGGCGCTGCTGACGAACGTCATCTCGAACAACGCGAGCGTGGTGTTGATGATTCCAGTCGCCGCCGAAGCGGCCGTGACCCTCGGGGCCAACCCCTTCTCGTTCGTGCTGTCGGTGACTTTCGCCGCCTCGACGGCGTTCATGACGCCCATCGGCTACCAGACGAACCTCTTCGTCTACGGGCCCGGCGGCTACGAGTTCATGGACTACGTCAAGGCCGGTGCACCGCTCCAGGCGATCTTCGCCGTCGTCACGACGCTCGGAATCGCCGTCTTCTGGGGCGTGTGA
- a CDS encoding bifunctional metallophosphatase/5'-nucleotidase: MLLKRETESNGRRTAALVVVAAMALAAVAVAVVPGAVAADAPTAEPVELNESVDPGDGTNLTIVQYNDIQTAMASNESMATLVGAINDRKAALDNPTLVVGGGDEVSPSSLSAVSEWRVPVDVLNVLNPAAEAIGNHDLDYGFAEVGNFSDASEFPWLVANIRAEDGGNIPGTQNYTTVTRDGVKIGIMGLVDDAVMPKTAVDFEEKGYEVTDFSTAGQQVAETLEEEENVDVVVALSHIGIPESRELANNTDNIDVIVSGDDEVTYGPEVTSGSVIVEAGANAEFLGEVNLTVTEDGVGFTDGRRYNLGEGNWSMNESADEVVQRGFAEDLSQVAGETTEALDSTSGNYADDTNWGRIIGDAFVEQTGADVAVTNAGGIRGNFVIDEGNITYNDVYTSLPFGNTLVTKEMTGQQLLDLLDSQVTPPTDNYGSQPQLQVGGVTYEFLDQPKASPAIGDVYVDGEPIAMDETYDVTVNSYMAGWDSLASLPTVDEDYTLYGTAVVNYIEERGTISPPEEDRIRRVTRSLDDPSIASEGEMTTLTYDVPEAVESINESTFTVMNEDSETVAVADATLSDGQLTVTVETGALESLSASSDAVTVYGHYADSEVDAVRNGHDDSVLAADATLAVDAGPALGPDVSEDHDGDGLAEDVDGDGAVDVTDVRTLLNNRHSAAVQNNVDTFDFDDDGAVDAGDVLALFRSIY; encoded by the coding sequence ATGCTATTAAAAAGGGAGACCGAGTCGAACGGGAGGCGAACAGCTGCGCTGGTCGTCGTCGCGGCGATGGCCCTGGCGGCCGTCGCCGTGGCTGTGGTTCCGGGAGCCGTCGCGGCCGACGCCCCGACGGCCGAGCCGGTCGAACTCAACGAGTCAGTCGATCCCGGTGACGGGACCAACCTGACGATCGTCCAGTACAACGACATTCAGACGGCGATGGCGAGCAACGAGTCGATGGCGACGCTCGTCGGCGCGATCAACGACCGCAAGGCGGCACTCGACAACCCGACGCTCGTCGTGGGCGGCGGGGACGAGGTCAGCCCGAGTTCCCTCTCGGCGGTCTCTGAGTGGCGCGTCCCGGTCGACGTGTTGAACGTCCTGAACCCGGCCGCCGAGGCCATCGGCAACCACGACCTCGACTACGGCTTCGCGGAGGTCGGGAACTTCAGTGACGCCTCTGAGTTCCCGTGGCTCGTCGCCAACATCCGCGCCGAGGACGGCGGGAACATTCCCGGCACGCAGAACTACACGACCGTCACCCGCGACGGCGTGAAGATCGGTATCATGGGGCTGGTCGACGACGCCGTCATGCCGAAGACAGCCGTCGACTTCGAGGAGAAGGGCTACGAAGTCACTGACTTCTCGACGGCCGGCCAGCAGGTCGCCGAGACCCTAGAGGAAGAGGAGAACGTCGACGTCGTCGTGGCACTGTCTCACATCGGGATTCCCGAGTCACGCGAACTCGCGAACAACACCGACAACATCGACGTGATCGTCTCCGGTGACGACGAGGTCACCTACGGTCCCGAAGTCACCTCCGGGTCGGTCATCGTCGAGGCGGGTGCCAACGCCGAGTTCCTCGGCGAGGTCAACCTCACCGTCACCGAGGACGGCGTCGGCTTCACCGACGGTCGTCGCTACAACCTCGGCGAGGGCAACTGGTCGATGAACGAGTCGGCCGACGAGGTCGTCCAGCGCGGGTTCGCCGAGGACCTCTCGCAGGTCGCCGGCGAGACCACCGAAGCGCTCGACTCGACCAGCGGGAACTACGCCGACGACACGAACTGGGGCCGGATCATCGGCGACGCGTTCGTCGAACAGACCGGTGCCGACGTCGCGGTGACCAACGCGGGCGGCATCCGCGGCAATTTCGTGATCGACGAGGGTAATATCACCTACAACGACGTCTACACCTCGCTGCCGTTCGGTAACACGCTCGTCACGAAGGAGATGACGGGCCAGCAACTCCTCGACCTGCTGGACAGCCAGGTCACGCCGCCAACCGACAACTACGGCAGCCAGCCCCAGTTGCAGGTCGGCGGTGTAACCTACGAGTTCCTCGACCAGCCGAAGGCCTCTCCGGCGATCGGTGACGTCTACGTCGACGGCGAACCGATCGCGATGGACGAGACCTACGACGTCACGGTCAACTCCTACATGGCCGGCTGGGACTCCCTCGCTTCCCTCCCGACGGTCGATGAAGATTACACCCTCTATGGGACCGCGGTCGTGAACTACATCGAGGAACGCGGCACGATCTCGCCGCCCGAGGAGGACCGGATCCGACGCGTCACCCGATCCCTCGACGACCCGTCGATCGCGTCCGAGGGCGAGATGACGACCCTCACCTACGACGTTCCCGAGGCAGTCGAGTCGATCAACGAGTCGACGTTCACCGTCATGAACGAGGACTCCGAGACGGTCGCCGTCGCCGACGCCACACTTTCCGACGGCCAGCTCACCGTCACGGTCGAGACGGGAGCCCTGGAGAGCCTCTCGGCGTCGAGTGACGCCGTGACAGTCTACGGTCACTACGCCGACAGCGAGGTCGACGCGGTCCGTAACGGCCACGACGATTCGGTCCTCGCCGCCGACGCGACGCTCGCGGTCGATGCCGGTCCCGCACTCGGCCCTGACGTCTCCGAAGACCACGACGGAGACGGCCTGGCCGAAGACGTCGACGGCGACGGCGCGGTCGACGTCACCGACGTCCGGACGCTGTTGAACAACCGCCATAGCGCAGCCGTCCAGAACAACGTCGACACCTTCGACTTCGACGACGACGGTGCAGTCGACGCCGGCGACGTCCTCGCGCTGTTCCGGTCGATCTACTGA
- a CDS encoding pro-sigmaK processing inhibitor BofA family protein, protein MVTGIEVAALLIVLGVVLGAYWIVKVVKPFVWNAVIGLLVFLVAEIVLGLEVAVTPLALLVVALGGLPGAVLVILLSVLDVAFVPALVLAGL, encoded by the coding sequence ATGGTAACAGGTATCGAAGTCGCGGCGCTGCTGATCGTCCTCGGCGTCGTTCTCGGCGCGTACTGGATCGTCAAAGTGGTCAAACCGTTCGTCTGGAACGCGGTGATCGGACTCCTCGTGTTTCTGGTCGCCGAGATCGTCCTCGGTCTGGAAGTGGCGGTGACGCCACTGGCGCTGCTGGTGGTCGCCCTCGGCGGACTCCCGGGCGCAGTTCTGGTGATCCTGCTGTCGGTACTTGACGTCGCGTTCGTCCCCGCATTGGTCCTCGCCGGACTCTGA
- a CDS encoding DUF7557 family protein — MGSTIRVSDNTKELLNRLKQEDETYDELLSRLARESDTMNPGVWDEDQVDAAREVLKQSRKSFEPHR, encoded by the coding sequence ATGGGAAGCACAATCCGCGTTTCCGACAACACGAAAGAGCTTCTCAACCGGCTCAAGCAGGAGGACGAAACGTACGATGAGTTGCTCTCGCGACTCGCCCGCGAAAGCGATACGATGAATCCTGGCGTCTGGGACGAAGACCAGGTAGACGCCGCTCGTGAGGTTCTCAAGCAGTCCCGGAAGAGTTTCGAGCCTCACCGATGA
- a CDS encoding PIN domain-containing protein, producing MSFLDTSVIIDYLGDVDDVVAFVDDQDTLLTSSICVFEVLVGEVHAPGPTDIYQRRQDFGRVQAIEFTETVAIEAVRLQQKMMADGVQLSPRDMMIAATARSTGAELVVADSDFHVDPLREYMNVRDLRSE from the coding sequence ATGAGTTTTCTCGATACGTCCGTCATCATCGACTACTTGGGCGATGTCGACGACGTAGTCGCGTTCGTTGACGATCAGGATACACTTCTTACCTCGAGTATCTGCGTCTTCGAAGTGCTCGTCGGCGAGGTCCACGCGCCCGGTCCGACCGACATCTACCAGCGACGCCAGGACTTCGGCCGCGTGCAGGCCATAGAGTTCACCGAGACTGTCGCGATCGAGGCGGTGCGATTGCAACAGAAGATGATGGCAGACGGAGTACAACTGTCCCCCCGGGATATGATGATCGCTGCAACGGCACGCTCGACGGGAGCCGAGTTGGTCGTCGCCGATTCGGACTTCCATGTCGATCCCCTCCGGGAGTACATGAACGTCCGCGATTTGCGCTCGGAGTAG
- a CDS encoding PIN domain-containing protein yields MIIDSSYLFDLMAEDPAAFSKGAELVEKGEMQWLPTPVVAEAYYCVGTVRSDTTEQAVRNRLLGYPRIDVDEEIARKAGELLAAADDHVGGDAGVGPNDAYIAAMADVLDDAVLTDNVEDFEALGVPVETY; encoded by the coding sequence ATGATCATCGATTCCTCGTATCTCTTCGATCTGATGGCGGAGGACCCGGCTGCGTTTTCGAAGGGCGCGGAACTCGTCGAGAAGGGTGAAATGCAGTGGTTGCCGACCCCCGTCGTCGCCGAAGCCTACTACTGCGTCGGGACGGTTCGTAGCGATACCACCGAGCAAGCGGTTCGCAATCGACTCCTCGGATACCCACGGATCGATGTCGACGAAGAGATCGCGCGAAAAGCCGGCGAGTTGCTCGCGGCGGCAGACGACCACGTGGGTGGGGACGCCGGCGTCGGCCCGAACGACGCGTACATCGCCGCGATGGCGGACGTCCTCGACGACGCAGTCCTGACGGACAACGTCGAAGACTTCGAGGCGTTGGGTGTGCCAGTCGAAACCTACTGA
- a CDS encoding PHP domain-containing protein, translated as MIVADLHVHTTRSDGTLPPEAVSDAARAVDLEAVAVTDHDRLPPVDAPVVERDGVTVIAGIELRVTTGEQRLDLLGFGVDPTPELRAETDRLQADRIERARQIVDCVEDRLGVDLDLEMHDGIGRPHIARAIAESSAPYDAQSAFEALIGTDRPCYVARDLPAFERGRALLADAAALVGLAHPLRYDDPEGALAHAADLDAVERNYPYDGAVDMTSVEDVIATHDLLATGGSDAHGETLGKAGLERDAYERVQTALGDGSAES; from the coding sequence ATGATCGTCGCCGACCTCCACGTCCACACGACGCGATCCGACGGCACCCTCCCACCTGAGGCCGTCAGCGACGCCGCTCGGGCAGTCGACCTCGAGGCGGTCGCCGTGACCGACCACGACCGCCTCCCGCCCGTCGACGCGCCGGTCGTCGAGCGCGACGGCGTGACCGTGATCGCCGGGATCGAACTCCGGGTGACGACCGGCGAGCAACGGCTGGATCTCCTCGGCTTTGGCGTCGATCCGACGCCCGAGCTTCGCGCCGAGACCGACCGCCTCCAGGCCGACCGCATCGAGCGCGCCCGGCAGATCGTCGACTGCGTCGAGGACCGCCTCGGCGTCGACCTGGACCTCGAAATGCACGACGGCATCGGCCGGCCACACATCGCGCGGGCGATCGCAGAGAGTTCCGCCCCTTACGACGCCCAGAGCGCGTTCGAGGCCCTCATCGGGACGGACAGACCCTGCTACGTCGCCCGGGACCTCCCCGCCTTCGAGCGCGGTCGGGCACTCCTCGCGGACGCGGCGGCGCTCGTCGGTCTGGCCCATCCCCTCCGATACGACGATCCGGAGGGCGCGCTGGCCCACGCCGCGGACCTCGACGCGGTCGAACGCAACTATCCCTACGACGGCGCGGTCGATATGACATCAGTCGAGGACGTGATCGCGACCCACGACCTCCTCGCGACGGGCGGAAGCGACGCTCACGGGGAGACCCTCGGGAAGGCCGGGCTGGAACGGGACGCGTACGAGCGCGTGCAGACAGCCCTCGGGGACGGATCTGCCGAGTCCTGA
- a CDS encoding DUF6757 family protein: MQCHYCDRDADVAVEKDGVTVGLCEDHFRERMSELADSEWLEGVSDDLDVEGIE; this comes from the coding sequence ATGCAGTGTCACTACTGCGATCGGGACGCGGACGTCGCGGTCGAGAAAGACGGCGTCACGGTGGGTCTCTGTGAGGATCACTTCCGCGAGCGGATGTCGGAACTGGCCGACAGCGAGTGGCTCGAAGGTGTCAGCGACGACCTCGACGTCGAAGGCATCGAGTGA
- a CDS encoding alpha/beta fold hydrolase, translated as MPTVDRDGVTLRYDVTGSGPTVVFVNDIGFGAWLWSYQHAAVAGPYEAVVWDLRGTGESDTPAGPYALSTLVADLETVVSAVGSRRVHLVGAGLGGAIALEYARRHDRVASLTLLGTAPGAAVDEDALSALAAPTEDPDALRDSLDLAFGPGVPTAHPETIEQIAEWRSTDDAEPARFRDQQAAWLGADLEDLYEITTPALVMSGTDDAVVDPAATARLAEELPRGEHRRVEGGHLFFLSESGAVSDELLAWLEEHTLEK; from the coding sequence ATGCCGACAGTCGATCGCGACGGCGTGACCCTTCGGTACGACGTGACCGGTTCCGGCCCGACTGTCGTCTTCGTCAACGACATCGGGTTCGGCGCGTGGCTCTGGAGTTACCAGCACGCCGCCGTCGCCGGCCCCTACGAGGCCGTCGTCTGGGACCTGCGCGGGACTGGCGAGTCCGACACGCCTGCCGGCCCCTATGCGCTCTCGACGCTCGTCGCCGATCTGGAGACGGTCGTCTCCGCCGTCGGCTCGCGGCGCGTCCACCTCGTCGGCGCGGGACTGGGCGGCGCGATCGCACTGGAGTACGCCCGTCGGCACGATCGGGTTGCGAGCCTCACGCTCCTCGGGACGGCCCCCGGCGCGGCCGTCGACGAGGACGCTCTCTCGGCCCTGGCTGCGCCAACCGAGGACCCTGACGCCCTGCGAGACTCGCTCGACCTTGCCTTCGGTCCCGGCGTCCCGACAGCCCATCCAGAAACGATCGAGCAGATCGCCGAGTGGCGATCGACAGACGACGCCGAACCGGCGCGCTTTCGTGACCAGCAGGCGGCGTGGCTCGGAGCCGATCTCGAGGATCTCTACGAGATCACGACGCCGGCGCTCGTGATGAGTGGCACCGACGACGCCGTGGTCGACCCTGCGGCGACGGCCCGGCTGGCCGAAGAGCTTCCGCGCGGGGAGCATCGCCGGGTCGAGGGCGGGCATCTCTTTTTCCTCAGCGAGAGCGGGGCCGTCTCCGACGAGTTGCTCGCGTGGCTGGAAGAACACACCCTAGAGAAGTGA
- a CDS encoding DICT sensory domain-containing protein: MGIAAFIDAVEDQQKTVTVLNRESVDPLYRMLEGMFDDDSVTVTESQDPDAPGDVVLLRDEQTGSLAISQLGEISETLLLVNSDLYVTGTVPLAEVETPEVVAHLSDVTFTVADKQKFLLIHISRHIESLALETDDGVLHSSFQRLSRIHDERGTLRAYETLANSGVGVHVYGVDDWEPPGFADRLSVHAGDTPELRDSWFVVHDGGGDERRMAALVAEEIGPNEYRGYWTFEPGLVKEILAYLESTY, encoded by the coding sequence ATGGGGATTGCAGCGTTTATCGACGCCGTCGAGGACCAGCAGAAGACGGTGACTGTCCTCAACCGTGAGTCGGTCGATCCGCTCTATCGCATGCTTGAAGGGATGTTCGACGACGACAGCGTCACCGTCACCGAGAGCCAGGACCCCGACGCACCGGGCGACGTCGTCCTCCTCCGTGACGAACAGACGGGGTCGCTGGCGATCTCACAGCTGGGCGAGATCAGCGAGACGCTGTTGCTCGTCAACTCCGATCTGTACGTGACCGGGACCGTTCCCTTGGCGGAGGTCGAGACGCCGGAAGTCGTGGCTCACCTCTCTGACGTCACCTTCACCGTCGCGGACAAACAGAAGTTCCTGCTGATCCACATCTCGCGACACATCGAATCGCTGGCCCTCGAGACAGACGACGGCGTCCTTCACTCCTCGTTCCAGCGCCTCTCGCGCATCCACGACGAACGCGGGACGCTGAGAGCCTACGAGACACTCGCGAATTCGGGCGTCGGCGTCCACGTCTACGGCGTCGACGACTGGGAGCCACCGGGCTTCGCCGACCGCCTCTCGGTCCACGCCGGCGACACTCCGGAACTCCGGGACTCGTGGTTCGTCGTCCACGACGGCGGTGGCGACGAGCGTCGGATGGCCGCCCTCGTCGCCGAGGAGATCGGCCCGAACGAGTATCGGGGCTACTGGACGTTCGAGCCGGGATTGGTGAAAGAGATCCTCGCGTACCTCGAATCCACGTATTAG